Within Spirochaetota bacterium, the genomic segment GTGAACCGCATCACCGGGCGTACGGTGCCTATCACCTGCAACAATGGGGTGCGCGACTGGTCGGAGATAGAGCTTGCATTCGACTCATGCATCGGCGAGCTCAACGCCGCGGATGCACAGCCGTCATATCTTTATGAAGCGATGCGTAAGGCGGCATCGTTCAACCGCGGACAGACGGTGACCATGCCGCTGCGTTCCGATCCCAAAGAAACGCCTGACTGGATAACGCATATCCGTAAGACCATTGCCGTCGTCTACGCCGTGGGCGGTCATATCGAAGCACCGTGGGACACCTATCTCCCCACGCCGAAAGGCGACCGCTTCTTCGGGAAGCCCGAGCAGTATGCAGATATGTTCGCTTTCATACGCGCCTCGGCGCCGTATCTCGACGGCTATGAGGATGCGTATGCGCACGGAGCGGATATCGACGATGCGCGCTGGACAAAACAAAATAAGCCGTTCCATATCACACGCGGCGGAAAAGGAATATATGCATTCGCCCGGGTGCTTCCCGGAACGGTGAATGCCCCGGTCGCGATACACGGTATCGACTGGAAGCGAACACCCGCGCCGTTCACAGTCTCATTGGATCCGGACGCGTTCGGCGGGGTACCGCTGCGCGTGAAGCTCCTCACGCCGATACCGTACACCAAGGATATGCATGATGCAGCATTCGCGCAGAAGGATTATTCGCGCATGGTATCCGTCACCGAGCTCTCATCGGGATTTTCCACAAGTATCGATATGCCTGCATTGGAATACGCGATAATTATCGTCGAACCGTTGAAAGCAGCCGACGGTGTATGGCAGCCGCATTTTCAGCATGACGATGTATTCTATGGGAAAACATCCATCACCATCGCCTCTGCAACAAAAGGTGCGGATATCTATGTGACGAAGGACGGGAGCGAGCCCTCGCTCACATCCGAACGATACCGCGGTCCGATACTGCTCCGCGAGGACATGACGCTCCGGGCACGTGCCCATCACCGCGGCGAATGGTCGAAGACCGCAGAGGCGCATTTCGTACGAGAGGCGCCTCTCGTTGATATCATCAGGAACGGCGGTTTTGATAATGGGACGGAATCTTGGGAAACGCTGCTCTGGCAGGGAAAAACATCAGCGAACGCGCTTGCCGCAGAGATCGACAGCACGGGGCGCATCAGCGGTAAGAATTCCCTGCGCCTCACGGTCAATGAGCGCGTCGGTGCGGTATACTATCTCCGCATAGCGCAGCCGTTCACCGCCGAGCCGAACGCCGATTATGCGCTCACCTTCCGCGCATTCGCCAACGGGCCGATGTCCTGCCGCGCAGGGCTTCAGGGAAAGGACGCGCCGCATACGGTTATCGGCATGCGCACGATAGAACTTACGTCAACGCCGTCGGC encodes:
- a CDS encoding chitobiase/beta-hexosaminidase C-terminal domain-containing protein, producing the protein MNIRSSIVVSLIVVILCADAAELRLADAAQSRQLPPGAPKASDVVMRSLAPRPASKSDPHDTLAAVAGFHVTRLEWTYTDKKEFIDKVHALGVWFGGAVSAGNYKGSVSSEQWNVVNIDGTPVYATWMRAWKKPNPWGCANNPEFRDGHVRFVIDSIRAGADGMQRDEPAQGKHALRWGGCFCDHCMKGFQRYLKDNTDAAVLSKFGITDTTGFDYRAYLKGKNYPSGDDFMKGTPDELRAEFERFQVRSTVEFNKWWRTEVNRITGRTVPITCNNGVRDWSEIELAFDSCIGELNAADAQPSYLYEAMRKAASFNRGQTVTMPLRSDPKETPDWITHIRKTIAVVYAVGGHIEAPWDTYLPTPKGDRFFGKPEQYADMFAFIRASAPYLDGYEDAYAHGADIDDARWTKQNKPFHITRGGKGIYAFARVLPGTVNAPVAIHGIDWKRTPAPFTVSLDPDAFGGVPLRVKLLTPIPYTKDMHDAAFAQKDYSRMVSVTELSSGFSTSIDMPALEYAIIIVEPLKAADGVWQPHFQHDDVFYGKTSITIASATKGADIYVTKDGSEPSLTSERYRGPILLREDMTLRARAHHRGEWSKTAEAHFVREAPLVDIIRNGGFDNGTESWETLLWQGKTSANALAAEIDSTGRISGKNSLRLTVNERVGAVYYLRIAQPFTAEPNADYALTFRAFANGPMSCRAGLQGKDAPHTVIGMRTIELTSTPSAFRIAGRSKDTASEALVQFDLGGNEPGSVLWLDDVRLTRIDR